A DNA window from Halomonas zincidurans B6 contains the following coding sequences:
- a CDS encoding bifunctional enoyl-CoA hydratase/phosphate acetyltransferase, with protein sequence MTTMEAQRPATLDNLIQQARGEDPIRVAVVNAAQAAVLKTLREAKRLGIAEPVLIGRPDEIAEAALVLGWEIDLEAVIEADSETEAARRGVELVLDGHADALMKGHIHTDTFMHILLGSGLRQPGRRVSHVFLVDVPDCPRLLAVTDAAMNIAPDLDAKAQILHNAIELMHMVGVTTPRVAVISAVETVNPAIVSTLDAACLTLMARRGQITGAEVDGPLAFDNAISERAAREKGIDSPVAGKADILLMPDLISGNVLAKNFEYHAGATAAGVVMGLTVPVMLSSRADPPEARLAGLGVAALMYLAGIRLALPSSGEVESSFCCSPQPESTCRPREVH encoded by the coding sequence ATGACCACGATGGAAGCCCAACGTCCAGCAACGCTCGATAATCTGATCCAGCAGGCCCGGGGCGAGGACCCAATACGGGTCGCCGTGGTCAACGCAGCCCAGGCGGCGGTGCTGAAGACACTACGCGAGGCCAAACGGCTCGGGATCGCCGAGCCCGTGCTGATCGGCCGGCCCGACGAGATCGCCGAAGCCGCCTTGGTACTCGGCTGGGAGATCGACCTCGAGGCCGTGATCGAGGCCGACTCGGAGACGGAGGCCGCCCGACGTGGGGTAGAACTCGTGCTCGACGGCCACGCCGATGCGCTGATGAAAGGGCATATCCACACCGACACCTTCATGCATATCCTGCTGGGCAGCGGCCTACGGCAGCCCGGCCGACGCGTGAGCCACGTCTTTTTGGTGGACGTGCCCGACTGCCCACGCCTGTTGGCTGTGACCGATGCGGCGATGAACATCGCCCCCGACCTCGACGCCAAGGCGCAGATCCTGCACAACGCCATCGAGCTGATGCACATGGTAGGTGTCACAACGCCCCGGGTAGCGGTCATTTCCGCTGTGGAAACGGTGAACCCGGCCATCGTCTCCACCCTGGACGCCGCCTGCCTGACGTTGATGGCTCGCCGCGGCCAGATCACCGGTGCCGAGGTCGACGGGCCGCTGGCCTTCGACAACGCCATCTCCGAGCGCGCGGCCCGGGAGAAGGGCATCGACTCCCCGGTGGCGGGCAAGGCCGACATCCTGCTGATGCCGGATCTGATCTCCGGCAACGTGTTGGCCAAGAACTTCGAGTACCACGCCGGCGCCACGGCAGCTGGCGTGGTCATGGGGCTGACGGTACCGGTGATGCTGAGCTCCCGAGCCGACCCGCCCGAGGCTCGGCTGGCGGGGCTGGGGGTCGCGGCCTTGATGTACCTAGCGGGCATCCGCCTGGCCCTGCCTTCCTCTGGCGAAGTCGAGTCCAGCTTCTGCTGTTCCCCACAACCCGAGTCGACCTGCCGCCCCAGGGAGGTGCACTGA